In Xyrauchen texanus isolate HMW12.3.18 chromosome 23, RBS_HiC_50CHRs, whole genome shotgun sequence, a genomic segment contains:
- the LOC127663474 gene encoding transcription factor ATOH1-like, giving the protein MSVILSLQNISGPQRHRRVAANARERRRMHRLNQAFDKQRSVIPSLENEKKLSKYNTLQMAQIYITELSELLEGVVHSECRVFREGCGPPGSQRTSAQSLRTSVNYTKDAPSPNFVLEKSDVTSSNASDGESSHFSDTEEGQTGGR; this is encoded by the coding sequence ATGTCTGTAATTTTGAGCTTGCAAAATATCAGCGGTCCACAGAGACACAGACGTGTGGCCGCCAATGCAAGGGAAAGACGGAGGATGCACAGACTGAATCAAGCCTTTGACAAACAGAGGAGTGTCATTCCATCCTTAGAGAATGAGAAAAAACTGTCCAAATACAACACCCTGCAGATGGCACAGATATACATCACAGAGCTGTCCGAGTTGTTGGAGGGTGTTGTGCACTCGGAGTGCAGAGTTTTCAGGGAGGGGTGCGGCCCACCAGGCAGTCAGAGGACTTCAGCTCAGTCTTTGAGGACTAGCGTCAATTACACAAAGGATGCACCTTCCCCTAATTTCGTTCTGGAGAAAAGCGACGTCACGTCATCAAATGCCAGTGATGGCGAATCGTCGCATTTTAGTGACACTGAAGAAGGACAGACTGGAGGACGCTGA